One Streptomyces sp. R28 DNA window includes the following coding sequences:
- a CDS encoding cytochrome P450, which produces MTTWRTIAPQELDTLNLADPRLHAESDLSAVWRHLREHRPVHWNPATDTAPGFWVVTRHADVTSVYRDSTRFTSEGGNVLETLLAGGDSAAGRMLAITDGAKHAGLRRILMSAFSPRALEPIVHSVRRTVTRLLRDALEKGTCDFAADVAAGIPLGAICDLLGVPDRDRAYVLSLTSSALGSHEADSTAADAWIAKNEILLYFANLARDRRGSGHADVIALLAGSEVNGLPLDDDEIMLNCYSLILGGDETARLSMVGAALALLEHPDQWHALKRGDAGIDTAVEEILRWTTPALHSGRTATTDAEVGGRPIRAGEVVTVWNASANHDERIFEAPGELRLDRTPNKHVTFAYGPHFCLGAYLARAEIGAVLTGLRDLVAEMEQTGPAKPVYSNFLSGLSALPLALKAA; this is translated from the coding sequence ATGACCACATGGCGGACGATCGCGCCGCAAGAGCTCGACACGCTGAACCTGGCCGATCCGCGGCTGCACGCCGAGAGCGACCTGTCCGCCGTGTGGCGCCACTTGAGGGAGCACCGGCCGGTCCACTGGAACCCGGCCACCGACACGGCCCCCGGCTTCTGGGTGGTGACCCGGCACGCCGACGTCACCTCCGTGTACCGCGACAGCACACGCTTCACCTCCGAGGGCGGCAACGTCCTGGAGACGCTGCTCGCCGGCGGCGACTCCGCGGCCGGCCGGATGCTCGCCATCACCGACGGGGCGAAGCACGCCGGGCTGCGCCGCATCCTGATGTCCGCGTTCTCGCCGCGGGCCCTGGAGCCGATCGTTCACAGCGTGCGGCGCACCGTGACCCGGCTGCTGCGGGACGCGCTGGAGAAGGGGACCTGCGACTTCGCCGCCGACGTGGCGGCCGGCATACCCCTCGGCGCCATCTGCGACCTGCTCGGCGTACCCGACCGCGACCGGGCCTACGTGCTGAGCCTGACGTCCTCCGCGCTGGGCTCCCACGAGGCGGACAGTACGGCCGCCGATGCCTGGATCGCCAAGAACGAGATCCTGCTCTACTTCGCCAACCTCGCCCGCGACCGGCGCGGCAGCGGCCACGCGGACGTCATCGCGCTGCTCGCGGGCAGCGAGGTGAACGGGCTGCCGCTGGACGACGACGAGATCATGCTCAACTGCTACAGCCTGATCCTCGGCGGCGACGAGACGGCCCGCCTGTCCATGGTGGGCGCCGCCCTCGCCCTGCTGGAACACCCCGACCAGTGGCACGCCCTCAAGCGGGGCGACGCCGGCATCGACACCGCCGTCGAGGAGATCCTGCGCTGGACGACCCCCGCCCTGCACTCGGGACGCACCGCGACCACCGACGCCGAGGTCGGCGGCCGGCCGATCAGGGCGGGGGAGGTCGTCACCGTCTGGAACGCCTCCGCCAACCACGACGAGCGCATCTTCGAGGCCCCCGGCGAACTGCGCCTGGACCGCACCCCCAACAAGCACGTCACCTTCGCCTACGGCCCCCACTTCTGCCTCGGCGCCTACCTGGCCCGGGCGGAGATCGGGGCCGTACTGACGGGACTGCGCGACCTGGTGGCGGAGATGGAGCAGACGGGCCCCGCGAAGCCCGTCTACTCCAACTTCCTCAGCGGCCTGAGCGCACTGCCACTCGCCCTGAAGGCCGCCTGA
- a CDS encoding MbtH family protein produces MTTNPFDDDTLEHLVLVNDEGQHSLWPAFAEVPAGWTVVHGAAARRSCLDYVEEHWTDMRPKSLIRAMGA; encoded by the coding sequence ATGACCACCAACCCCTTCGACGACGACACCCTCGAGCACCTGGTCCTGGTGAACGACGAGGGCCAGCACTCGCTGTGGCCCGCGTTCGCCGAGGTGCCGGCCGGCTGGACCGTCGTCCACGGTGCCGCCGCCCGCCGGTCGTGCCTGGACTACGTTGAGGAGCACTGGACCGACATGCGTCCGAAGAGCCTCATCCGGGCCATGGGCGCATAG
- a CDS encoding amino acid adenylation domain-containing protein — protein MTTQPAAQIDVLPLTPLQEGLLFHALYEHERDARDVYLVQLVFELDGAVDPDRLRAAAQALLDRHPTLRAAFRRRRGGQPVQVVPRGATLPWTEAELTGPGIDTEQEWAHLLDEDLARGFDPATPPLLRCTLARTGERRYRLLITHHHILLDGWSVSVLLSELLALYEAGGDPAALPPAPPYRTFLDWLGRRDRTAAEAAWREALAGVTEPTRLAPHAPDGRGSGDLAQARTELAPETGAALSALAARLGVTVNTLVQSAWAILLSRTTGQDDIVFGATVSGRPAELPGVESMVGLFINTIPTRVRLRPDEPLSGLLLRVQEAYVRLLDHQHLGLADLQRAAGVPELFDTLVVFENYPMDRREADDGDRMRVVGTGGRDATHYPVTLVAVPGPRPRFRLAYRPDLFDADWAEATLDRLVRLLQAMAADPDLPLGRVALAPHQEDPRPEPAPATRTLTDLWAAQVAATPDAEAVLDRGVRLTYRELDDSAEQLARRLVALGAGPERVVGIALPRTAELVVAVLGVLKSGAAYLPLDPAYPPDRLAYIVEDARPVVVLATDETARVLPEETPVFTGDVMDHQETVPAPALYSDSIACVIYTSGSTGRPKGVAETHGSIVEFVEWTHTALGPERLAKVLLSTSLNFDVSVFEIFSPLLCGGRVEIVENLLALTTSGGRDATLVSGVPSVMATVVADRPEIFPQVVALGGEPIPEQLLADLQAAFPEAAIVNFYGPTEATIYATAWQSDVGPHPKEGSPPLGGPLARNRLRLLDQALQPVPEGVTGEVYIAGGGPARGYLGRPGLTGQRFVADPYGGPGERMYRTGDLAVRDRDGQLRFLGRADHQVKIRGFRVELGEIEAALATHPSVAKAAAAVREDVRGEQQLIAYAVPAAKGAAEADVLRAHLTRTLPAHMVPAAIVVLDALPLTASGKLDRTALPAPGTPPPTRSAPRTEREEKLRALVADVLGLDPARIGVHDSFFALGGHSLLVPRLTTRIRTELGAELPVLAVFETPTVAALARRTTRGTDPDTGTATGTAALATVLPLRTRGDREPLFCLPPASGLAWGFAGLTRHLDADRPLYGLQSRGLEPGEKRQDSLAGTVAEHTARIREIQPEGPYHLLGYSMGGLVAHAVATTLQAAGEQVALLVMLDSFPGAWTSQGPRPTDRSAVLRSLLAILGRELPPENEELTNSRFGELVRRVPDLPGSLDDAELAALVEVTANNRRLLEEFTPLPYDGDLLFFSAAQDPDAHPDRHTSWQPYVRGRVDNHDIPCAHGEMTRPGPLDRIGPVLARRLNAAAPHPTHRRNSP, from the coding sequence ATGACCACGCAGCCCGCCGCACAGATCGACGTCCTGCCCCTGACCCCGCTCCAGGAAGGCCTGCTCTTCCACGCCCTGTACGAGCACGAGCGGGACGCCCGGGACGTCTATCTGGTCCAGCTGGTCTTCGAACTCGACGGCGCCGTGGACCCCGACCGGCTGCGCGCCGCCGCCCAGGCCCTGCTGGACCGGCACCCGACGCTGAGGGCGGCGTTCCGGCGCCGTCGCGGCGGGCAGCCCGTGCAGGTCGTGCCGCGCGGGGCCACGCTGCCGTGGACCGAGGCCGAACTGACCGGACCCGGCATCGACACCGAGCAGGAGTGGGCCCACCTGCTGGACGAGGACCTGGCCCGCGGCTTCGACCCGGCCACGCCCCCGCTGCTCCGCTGCACCCTGGCCCGCACCGGCGAGCGACGGTACCGGCTGCTCATCACCCACCACCACATCCTGCTCGACGGCTGGTCGGTCTCCGTCCTGCTGAGCGAACTCCTCGCCCTGTACGAGGCCGGCGGTGACCCCGCCGCCCTGCCGCCCGCTCCGCCCTACCGCACCTTCCTGGACTGGCTGGGCCGCCGGGACCGTACGGCCGCCGAGGCCGCCTGGCGGGAGGCGCTGGCCGGAGTGACGGAACCGACCCGGCTCGCCCCGCACGCCCCGGACGGCCGCGGTTCCGGCGACCTGGCGCAGGCCCGCACGGAGCTCGCACCGGAGACCGGCGCGGCCCTCTCCGCGCTGGCCGCCCGCCTCGGCGTCACCGTGAACACGCTGGTACAGAGCGCCTGGGCGATCCTGCTCAGCCGTACGACAGGCCAGGACGACATCGTCTTCGGCGCCACCGTCTCCGGCCGCCCCGCCGAACTGCCGGGCGTCGAGTCGATGGTCGGCCTGTTCATCAACACCATCCCCACCCGCGTCCGACTGCGCCCCGACGAGCCGCTGAGCGGCCTCCTGCTGCGGGTCCAGGAGGCATACGTCCGCCTGCTCGACCACCAGCACCTGGGCCTCGCCGACCTTCAGCGGGCAGCCGGCGTGCCCGAACTCTTCGACACGCTGGTCGTGTTCGAGAACTACCCGATGGACCGGCGCGAGGCGGACGACGGCGACCGCATGCGGGTCGTGGGCACGGGTGGGCGCGACGCGACCCACTATCCGGTGACCCTGGTGGCGGTGCCGGGCCCCCGGCCGCGTTTCCGCCTCGCCTACCGACCGGACCTCTTCGACGCCGACTGGGCCGAGGCCACCCTCGACCGTCTGGTACGGCTCCTTCAGGCCATGGCGGCCGACCCGGACCTGCCGCTGGGCCGCGTCGCACTCGCCCCGCACCAGGAGGACCCGCGCCCGGAACCGGCCCCGGCGACCCGCACCCTCACCGACCTGTGGGCGGCCCAGGTCGCGGCCACCCCGGACGCGGAAGCCGTGCTGGACCGCGGCGTCAGGCTGACGTACCGCGAACTCGACGACAGCGCCGAGCAGTTGGCCCGGCGGCTCGTGGCCCTGGGCGCCGGGCCCGAGCGTGTCGTCGGCATCGCGCTGCCCCGTACGGCGGAGCTGGTCGTCGCCGTCCTCGGCGTGCTGAAGTCCGGCGCCGCCTATCTGCCGCTCGACCCGGCCTATCCGCCCGACCGCCTCGCCTACATCGTCGAGGACGCCCGGCCGGTCGTCGTGCTCGCCACGGACGAGACGGCCAGGGTGCTGCCCGAGGAAACGCCGGTCTTCACGGGCGATGTGATGGACCATCAGGAGACTGTTCCCGCACCGGCGTTGTACTCCGACAGCATCGCGTGCGTCATCTACACCTCCGGCTCCACCGGCCGGCCCAAGGGCGTCGCGGAGACCCACGGCAGCATCGTCGAGTTCGTCGAGTGGACGCACACCGCGCTCGGCCCCGAGCGGCTGGCCAAGGTGCTCCTGTCCACCTCGCTCAACTTCGACGTGTCGGTGTTCGAGATCTTCTCCCCGCTGCTGTGCGGAGGCCGTGTCGAGATCGTCGAGAACCTGCTGGCACTCACGACGTCGGGAGGCCGGGACGCGACCCTGGTCAGCGGGGTGCCCTCGGTGATGGCCACCGTCGTCGCCGACCGACCCGAGATCTTCCCTCAAGTCGTCGCGCTGGGCGGCGAGCCCATTCCCGAACAGCTCCTCGCCGACCTTCAAGCCGCCTTCCCCGAGGCCGCGATCGTGAACTTCTACGGGCCCACCGAAGCCACCATCTACGCGACCGCCTGGCAGTCCGACGTCGGCCCCCACCCCAAGGAGGGTTCACCGCCCCTGGGCGGCCCCCTCGCCCGCAACCGACTCCGCCTCCTCGACCAGGCCCTGCAGCCTGTGCCCGAAGGGGTGACGGGCGAGGTGTACATCGCGGGCGGCGGACCGGCCCGCGGCTATCTCGGCCGGCCCGGGCTGACCGGGCAGCGCTTCGTCGCCGACCCGTACGGCGGGCCGGGGGAGCGCATGTACCGGACCGGCGATCTCGCGGTGCGCGACCGCGACGGACAGCTGCGCTTCCTGGGCCGGGCCGACCACCAGGTGAAGATCCGCGGCTTCCGCGTCGAACTCGGCGAGATCGAGGCCGCGTTGGCCACCCACCCGTCCGTGGCCAAGGCGGCGGCCGCCGTACGCGAGGACGTACGGGGCGAGCAGCAGCTGATCGCCTATGCCGTACCGGCCGCGAAAGGGGCCGCCGAAGCCGACGTGCTGCGCGCACACCTGACCCGCACCCTGCCCGCCCACATGGTCCCCGCGGCGATCGTCGTCCTCGACGCGCTGCCACTCACCGCCAGCGGCAAACTGGACCGCACGGCCCTGCCCGCACCCGGCACCCCGCCCCCGACCCGCAGTGCTCCGCGCACCGAGCGGGAGGAGAAGCTGCGCGCGCTCGTCGCCGACGTCCTCGGGCTCGACCCTGCCCGCATCGGCGTCCACGACAGCTTCTTCGCCCTCGGAGGACACTCCCTCCTGGTACCCAGGCTGACCACCCGGATCCGGACCGAACTCGGCGCCGAACTCCCCGTGCTCGCGGTCTTCGAGACACCGACCGTGGCCGCGCTCGCCCGCCGGACGACCCGTGGCACGGACCCGGACACGGGCACGGCCACCGGTACGGCAGCCCTCGCCACCGTCCTGCCGCTGCGCACCCGCGGCGACCGCGAGCCGCTCTTCTGCCTCCCACCGGCCTCCGGTCTGGCCTGGGGCTTCGCCGGGCTGACCCGGCATCTGGACGCCGACCGCCCGCTGTACGGACTGCAGTCCCGCGGACTGGAGCCGGGGGAGAAGCGGCAGGACAGCCTCGCCGGGACGGTCGCCGAACACACGGCGCGCATCCGCGAGATCCAGCCCGAGGGCCCGTACCACCTCCTCGGCTACTCCATGGGCGGCCTCGTCGCCCACGCCGTCGCCACGACGCTGCAGGCGGCCGGGGAGCAGGTGGCGTTGCTGGTGATGCTGGACTCCTTCCCGGGCGCATGGACGAGTCAGGGCCCGCGCCCCACCGACCGGTCGGCGGTACTGCGCAGCCTGCTCGCCATCCTGGGGCGGGAACTGCCGCCGGAGAACGAGGAACTGACGAACAGTCGGTTCGGCGAGCTCGTGCGTCGCGTACCCGACCTCCCTGGCAGCCTCGACGACGCCGAACTCGCGGCCCTGGTCGAGGTGACGGCGAACAACCGACGCCTGCTGGAGGAGTTCACCCCGCTGCCGTACGACGGCGACCTGCTGTTCTTCAGCGCCGCCCAGGATCCCGACGCGCACCCGGATCGCCATACGTCCTGGCAGCCGTACGTGCGAGGCCGCGTCGACAACCACGACATCCCCTGCGCCCACGGCGAGATGACCCGACCCGGACCACTGGACCGGATCGGACCCGTGCTCGCCCGGCGGCTGAACGCAGCCGCACCCCACCCCACCCACAGGAGGAACTCCCCATGA
- a CDS encoding condensation domain-containing protein codes for MVRAVWFDAGPERAGRLLLVVHHLAVDGVSWRILVPDLEAAWSALAEGRAAKLPPVGTSFRRWAGLLGEEARRPARVAEAALWRRMLAVPRTALGARPLDPARDTAATTRSLRRTLPPEATGPLLTTVPSAFGTGTQDVLLTGLALAVADRQGTEHVLVDVEGHGREELAPGLDLSRTVGWFTSLYPVHLDLTGLDLADALTAGPAAEIAARRVGERLRELPDRGVGFGLLRHLNPETAPGLAEHPDPEIGFNYLGRFTAPDSTGEWTFAPESSALGSGVDPGLGAAHVLDLNAVVQDSDDGPRLVADWSWADGVVTESEVRGLADAWFVALSALTERASGAAVLTGTPTGTAPAEDALSPDFLSPDELDELAAGLDG; via the coding sequence ATGGTCCGGGCGGTGTGGTTCGACGCCGGGCCGGAGCGCGCCGGACGGCTGCTCCTCGTCGTCCACCATCTGGCCGTGGACGGGGTGTCCTGGCGGATCCTCGTGCCCGACCTGGAGGCCGCCTGGTCGGCGCTCGCCGAGGGGCGCGCTGCGAAGCTCCCGCCGGTCGGCACTTCGTTCCGCCGCTGGGCCGGGCTCCTCGGCGAGGAGGCGCGCAGGCCCGCCCGGGTCGCCGAGGCCGCGCTGTGGCGCCGTATGCTCGCCGTCCCGCGCACCGCGCTGGGCGCCCGCCCGCTGGACCCCGCCCGGGACACCGCCGCGACCACGCGCTCGCTGCGCCGCACCCTGCCGCCCGAGGCCACCGGCCCGCTCCTGACCACCGTCCCGTCCGCCTTCGGCACCGGCACACAGGACGTCCTGCTCACCGGCCTCGCCCTGGCCGTCGCCGACCGGCAGGGCACCGAGCACGTCCTCGTCGACGTCGAGGGACACGGCCGCGAGGAACTGGCACCCGGCCTGGACCTGTCCCGCACGGTCGGCTGGTTCACCTCCCTCTACCCGGTCCACCTCGACCTGACCGGACTCGACCTCGCCGACGCGCTGACCGCCGGACCCGCCGCCGAGATCGCTGCCCGGCGGGTGGGCGAGCGTCTGCGCGAACTGCCCGACCGTGGCGTCGGCTTCGGCCTGCTGCGCCACCTCAACCCCGAGACGGCGCCCGGCCTGGCCGAGCACCCCGACCCCGAGATCGGCTTCAACTATCTGGGCCGGTTCACCGCACCCGACAGCACGGGCGAGTGGACCTTCGCGCCCGAGTCCTCCGCCCTGGGCAGCGGTGTCGACCCCGGGCTCGGCGCCGCGCACGTGCTCGACCTCAACGCCGTCGTCCAGGACTCCGACGACGGGCCCCGGCTGGTGGCCGACTGGTCGTGGGCGGACGGGGTGGTGACCGAGTCGGAGGTACGGGGCCTGGCCGACGCCTGGTTCGTGGCGCTGAGCGCCCTCACCGAGCGGGCATCGGGGGCCGCGGTCCTTACCGGGACCCCGACCGGGACCGCGCCCGCCGAGGACGCCCTGTCCCCGGACTTCCTCTCCCCGGACGAACTCGACGAACTCGCCGCGGGCCTCGACGGCTGA